Proteins co-encoded in one Candidatus Ryanbacteria bacterium CG10_big_fil_rev_8_21_14_0_10_43_42 genomic window:
- a CDS encoding 30S ribosomal protein S5 yields the protein MGPKSGKNQGGNRRGARPRREKPEYDQKLVDLRRVARVMAGGRRFSFRATLIIGNKKGMVGLGTAKGSDTAIAIDKAFKKARKELFTVPLTKDGTIPYEVSAKFAGSRLLLRPAHAGRGIMAGGPVRIVCDLAGINNITGKIISRSTNKLNNAKATITALQKLAS from the coding sequence ATGGGACCAAAAAGCGGAAAAAATCAGGGAGGAAATCGCCGGGGAGCACGCCCTAGGCGGGAAAAGCCGGAATACGACCAGAAACTGGTTGATTTACGGCGGGTTGCACGTGTGATGGCGGGAGGACGACGATTCTCTTTTCGCGCTACGTTAATTATTGGCAACAAAAAGGGTATGGTCGGGTTAGGAACCGCAAAAGGGAGTGATACGGCAATTGCCATTGATAAGGCGTTTAAAAAAGCACGAAAGGAATTATTCACCGTACCTCTTACGAAAGATGGAACAATCCCATATGAGGTCTCGGCAAAATTTGCAGGATCCCGGCTTTTATTACGACCTGCGCATGCCGGACGGGGTATTATGGCGGGTGGTCCGGTGCGTATCGTTTGTGATCTCGCCGGTATAAATAACATCACTGGAAAAATTATTTCGCGTTCGACAAATAAGCTCAATAATG